In Hemiscyllium ocellatum isolate sHemOce1 chromosome 2, sHemOce1.pat.X.cur, whole genome shotgun sequence, a single window of DNA contains:
- the LOC132821438 gene encoding transmembrane protein 171-like, with product MRTVPALERIEGDGSSYKTGFFLLIFGVSFLSAGVIIATFGFQSCDRNGGSCNVILKATGPSLCGIALVFLLLARSKSLVNLRQLAQSADQRCFLSCSEQDTFARFLIFGILFCFSGVLLTMIGVWAISCPGTKEGEGFNLKSKTNGNEKCKLLFLQIMGPVVTFIGICFLLIAHVKKKVTLNPEEECPSRSNQQPHRSGPCQIAIGK from the coding sequence ATGCGCACTGTTCCAGCATTGGAGAGGATCGAGGGAGATGGAAGCTCTTATAAAACGGGATTCTTTCTACTTATATTTGGAGTTTCCTTTCTATCCGCTGGAGTCATTATTGCTACCTTTGGGTTCCAGTCATGTGATCGTAATGGTGGCAGCTGCAATGTGATTCTAAAGGCAACCGGACCAAGTTTGTGTGGCATTGCATTGGTATTCTTACTCCTAGCGCGATCCAAGTCTCTGGTGAATCTGAGGCAGCTGGCCCAATCAGCAGATCAAAGATGCTTTCTGTCATGCAGTGAGCAGGACACTTTTGCTCGTTTCCTTATTTTTGGCATCCTCTTTTGTTTCAGCGGAGTGCTGTTGACTATGATCGGAGTTTGGGCAATCAGCTGCCCTGGCACCAAGGAAGGTGAAGGATTCAATTTAAAGAGTAAAACTAATGGAAATGAGAAATGTAAACTACTCTTCTTGCAAATTATGGGCCCAGTGGTAACATTTATTGGTATTTGCTTCTTGCTAATTGCCCATGTCAAAAAGAAGGTAACATTAAATCCAGAAGAAGAATGCCCATCCAGAAGTAATCAACAGCCACATAGATCAGGACCATGTCAAATAGCAATAGGTAAGTGA